In Vibrio sp. NTOU-M3, the following proteins share a genomic window:
- a CDS encoding PilZ domain-containing protein translates to MKLSASLEFGLDERFDFTTQFVGAKPSQFLILDLPQKAQETLILKKIAHRAIIIRALTKTRLGDIIAFKTTVISQTTRPSGLLFVKLPHYYSKKPIRSDERFQVNLPAMVQSETLTCKAKIKDISVSGLALVIKSEQALEKGQLIEIDSELNDHLPESLTFEIVSTQKLRHGYKYGVRYSERIKVSEELRISLLENSYRQISQ, encoded by the coding sequence ATGAAGCTATCAGCCTCACTTGAGTTTGGGCTGGATGAGCGCTTTGACTTCACCACTCAATTTGTTGGTGCGAAGCCTAGCCAGTTCCTTATTCTCGATCTACCTCAAAAAGCTCAAGAAACTTTGATATTAAAGAAGATTGCTCATCGCGCGATCATTATCCGAGCACTGACCAAAACTCGCTTGGGCGATATCATCGCATTCAAAACAACGGTTATATCTCAGACAACTCGCCCAAGTGGCTTACTGTTTGTGAAATTGCCTCACTACTATTCTAAAAAGCCTATTCGAAGCGACGAGCGTTTTCAGGTTAACTTACCAGCTATGGTTCAATCAGAAACGCTTACCTGCAAAGCCAAGATTAAAGACATATCGGTTTCAGGCCTTGCACTTGTCATTAAAAGTGAACAAGCGCTGGAAAAGGGCCAATTGATTGAAATCGACAGTGAACTGAATGACCATCTCCCTGAGTCACTTACCTTTGAAATTGTCAGTACTCAAAAACTCCGACACGGTTACAAGTATGGTGTTAGGTACAGTGAGAGAATCAAAGTATCGGAAGAGTTGAGAATCTCCCTGCTCGAAAACTCATACCGCCAGATCAGTCAGTAA